In Helicobacter sp. 11S03491-1, a genomic segment contains:
- the cas2 gene encoding CRISPR-associated endonuclease Cas2, protein MEEKFMRVLVMFDMPTHTKEDRKNSAKFRKELIKDGFIMLQFSVYVRICKGVASANSHLDRLDLIIPPKGHIRALILTEKQFDHMRLLLGEKSEAEKANKPRQLVLF, encoded by the coding sequence ATGGAAGAGAAATTTATGAGAGTTTTAGTGATGTTTGACATGCCCACCCATACAAAAGAAGATAGAAAAAATTCTGCAAAATTTAGAAAAGAACTTATCAAGGATGGATTTATTATGTTGCAATTTTCTGTTTATGTACGCATTTGCAAGGGAGTCGCAAGTGCAAATTCTCATCTTGATAGGCTTGATTTAATAATTCCTCCAAAAGGACATATAAGAGCCTTGATTCTTACAGAAAAACAATTTGATCATATGAGATTATTGCTTGGCGAAAAGAGTGAAGCAGAAAAAGCAAATAAACCAAGACAACTTGTATTATTTTAG
- the cas1 gene encoding type II CRISPR-associated endonuclease Cas1: protein MGSFDEAYKTIFISNPAKLSLKNNNFCITQEGKDITLPLRDILVIICENHQINITNSLLSKLADSKIVLFSCDDSHIPNGVFMPYLGHYKTSEVLEFQIKTSQQTKSILWQQIIKQKLYNQSELANGQNPQLAGKILKMSKDVTLNDSKNLEAQGAILYFQALFGKDFKRTEINPTNAALNYGYAILRGCVARNLVGSGFLPTLGIFHKNQFNSFNLADDMIEPYRIFVDSLVVFMLENQSLKDDFSLCHRQKLASILNAKIQCKDKYYPMYRAITRTVWSLANAIKGFESELILPLFKKEDSDGREIYESFSDV, encoded by the coding sequence ATGGGTAGTTTTGATGAGGCTTATAAAACTATTTTTATTAGTAATCCTGCTAAATTGAGTCTTAAAAATAATAATTTTTGCATTACTCAAGAAGGCAAGGATATAACTTTACCCTTAAGAGATATTTTAGTTATTATTTGTGAGAATCATCAAATTAATATTACTAATAGTCTATTAAGCAAATTAGCAGATTCTAAAATCGTTCTTTTTAGTTGTGATGATTCTCATATTCCCAATGGTGTTTTTATGCCTTATCTTGGTCATTATAAAACTTCTGAAGTGTTGGAATTTCAAATTAAGACATCCCAACAAACCAAGTCAATTTTATGGCAGCAAATCATCAAGCAAAAGCTTTATAATCAAAGTGAGCTTGCTAATGGACAAAATCCCCAATTAGCTGGTAAAATTCTAAAAATGTCTAAAGATGTAACCCTTAATGACTCTAAAAATCTTGAAGCACAAGGGGCAATTCTCTATTTTCAAGCACTTTTTGGAAAAGATTTTAAGAGAACTGAAATTAACCCTACTAATGCTGCCCTCAATTATGGTTATGCTATTCTTAGGGGTTGTGTGGCAAGGAATTTAGTGGGGAGTGGGTTCCTCCCTACGCTAGGTATTTTTCACAAAAATCAATTTAACTCTTTCAATCTTGCTGATGATATGATAGAGCCTTATCGAATTTTTGTTGATTCTCTTGTGGTATTTATGTTAGAAAATCAAAGTCTTAAAGATGATTTTAGCCTATGTCACCGTCAAAAATTAGCGAGCATCTTAAATGCAAAAATTCAATGCAAAGATAAATACTATCCGATGTATCGTGCTATTACCAGAACTGTATGGTCTCTGGCAAATGCGATCAAAGGATTTGAAAGTGAATTGATATTACCATTATTTAAAAAAGAAGATTCTGATGGAAGAGAAATTTATGAGAGTTTTAGTGATGTTTGA
- the cas9 gene encoding type II CRISPR RNA-guided endonuclease Cas9 (Cas9, originally named Csn1, is the large, multifunctional signature protein of type II CRISPR/Cas systems. It is well known even to general audiences because its RNA-guided endonuclease activity has made it a popular tool for custom editing of eukaryotic genomes.): MVTKILGIDIGITSIGWGLIEVDNDNKENSRIIDCGVRLFSKAENPKDGKSLALPRRLARSTRRNFKRKRVRVKQIKILLSKYLDIKLEDFISEDEHLPEFFITNKNFISPWQLRSDGLDRKLNNKEFARVLLHIAKRRGYNDKTNISEETIENKESKIILEAINTNKEQMQKAGYRTIGEMMFKKYYNKEISKGKYENVRNHKSKDSKEISYRRSIGREELKKEIEILFCAQRKFGNQKATQDMQKSYMDIAFYQRDLKSFESMVGDCEFFKDQKRACKCCFSAEKFINLGKIINTLIFVQKYAGEVYSKEKIQEKIQEILSEAEKTKLGITYKKLRKILNLEGVEKFEFSALDYTKISKIKTGEEEIIKQKDPESQIFIKFEKYHKLKDYLSEFSEEFEKLSQETLDNIANIIAFNKSPKILEEKLSFLSISEAMRQKLIQNQLNFNQTINLSLKALYKILPIMEQGSNYREALEEAKLLKQDSNNKKDFLPPLSETEEFSNVLNPVVNRAISQYRKVVNSVLRKYGEVHKIHIELAREVGKSFADRKKIEKEQKELYERNQEALKICKTIGLEPNGQNILKVKLWIRQNEICVYSGKKISSNDLKNDKKDNSKNNKEDDKKLEIDHIYPLSRSLDDSQNNKVLVFAKVNDEKNDRTPYEWLKGNEQKWNTLIIRLRTMCNLPENVKRKIVDKNFMDKKLGTRGEYLTRNLNDTGYISRLVSQYTNEYLKFLPLEENENIYLKSGVKSSKKHIVVISGSLTAMLRHYWGLDSKNRDTHLHHAQDALILAFTTDSNIKAFTDYLKSKEEGYYKKIKADRKALELRKSDNKAKYLLRDPIKNFRSKTKEAVEKIFISRASQRKVTGTLHEETIRSKKDYFKSYGGEKGVQKALELGKIRQINGGIFDNGDMVRVDIFKSKDKGKYYVVPVYSYDIAIGKLPNKAIVYGKDKEGVIKDWLEMDSNYEFCFSLFRNDLVQIQTKKMQNFEYAYYVSTDSGTGSLTFRHHSNYLSSESEKVFFKIKKSSGFLAQNCGIQDLKIFKKCIVSVLGEINEAKFEPRKDIKLKTTKK, encoded by the coding sequence ATGGTTACTAAAATTTTGGGTATAGATATTGGGATTACCTCTATAGGGTGGGGATTGATTGAAGTTGATAATGACAATAAAGAAAATAGTAGAATTATTGATTGTGGAGTAAGGTTATTTAGTAAAGCAGAGAATCCAAAAGATGGTAAATCTTTGGCATTGCCCAGAAGATTAGCCAGAAGTACAAGAAGAAATTTTAAAAGAAAAAGGGTAAGAGTCAAACAAATTAAAATTTTACTTTCAAAATATCTAGATATTAAGCTGGAAGACTTTATTTCAGAAGATGAACATCTCCCGGAGTTTTTTATTACAAATAAAAATTTTATTTCTCCGTGGCAATTAAGAAGTGATGGACTTGATAGAAAACTAAATAATAAGGAGTTTGCAAGAGTTCTTTTACACATTGCAAAAAGACGTGGTTATAATGATAAAACAAATATAAGCGAAGAAACTATAGAAAATAAAGAAAGTAAGATTATTTTAGAAGCTATCAATACCAATAAAGAGCAGATGCAAAAAGCAGGTTACAGGACTATTGGGGAGATGATGTTTAAAAAATATTATAATAAAGAAATTTCTAAGGGTAAGTATGAAAATGTTAGAAATCATAAATCTAAAGATAGCAAAGAAATCAGTTACAGACGTTCTATAGGTAGAGAAGAGCTTAAAAAAGAAATAGAAATTTTATTTTGTGCCCAAAGAAAATTTGGCAATCAAAAAGCCACACAAGACATGCAAAAATCTTATATGGACATAGCTTTTTATCAACGTGATTTAAAAAGCTTTGAGTCAATGGTGGGAGATTGTGAATTTTTCAAAGATCAAAAAAGAGCCTGTAAATGTTGTTTTAGCGCAGAGAAATTTATCAATCTTGGAAAAATTATTAATACTTTAATTTTTGTTCAAAAATATGCAGGGGAAGTCTATTCAAAAGAAAAAATCCAAGAAAAAATCCAAGAGATTCTCAGTGAAGCTGAGAAAACAAAATTAGGTATCACTTATAAAAAACTTCGAAAGATATTGAATCTTGAAGGAGTTGAAAAATTTGAATTTAGTGCCTTGGATTACACCAAAATTTCAAAAATAAAAACAGGAGAAGAAGAAATAATCAAACAAAAAGATCCGGAAAGTCAGATTTTTATTAAATTTGAAAAATACCATAAACTTAAAGATTATCTATCTGAATTTTCTGAAGAATTTGAAAAGTTAAGTCAAGAGACTTTAGATAATATTGCTAATATTATTGCATTTAATAAATCTCCTAAAATTTTGGAAGAAAAACTTTCTTTTTTGTCTATTTCAGAAGCAATGAGACAAAAATTAATACAAAATCAATTAAATTTTAATCAAACAATTAATTTAAGCCTTAAGGCACTTTATAAAATATTGCCTATAATGGAGCAAGGCAGTAACTATAGAGAAGCTCTGGAAGAAGCAAAGCTTTTAAAACAAGATTCAAATAACAAAAAAGATTTTTTGCCTCCATTGTCTGAAACTGAGGAATTTTCTAATGTGTTAAATCCGGTAGTAAATCGTGCAATATCTCAATATAGGAAAGTTGTCAATTCAGTACTTCGTAAATATGGAGAGGTGCATAAAATTCATATTGAACTTGCTCGTGAAGTTGGCAAAAGTTTTGCTGATAGGAAAAAAATAGAAAAAGAACAAAAAGAACTCTATGAGAGAAATCAAGAAGCATTAAAAATATGCAAAACAATTGGTTTAGAGCCAAATGGTCAAAATATTTTAAAAGTAAAATTATGGATACGGCAAAATGAGATTTGTGTCTATAGTGGAAAAAAAATTTCTTCAAATGATTTAAAAAATGATAAGAAAGATAATTCAAAAAACAATAAAGAAGATGATAAGAAACTTGAAATTGATCATATTTATCCCCTCTCAAGAAGCTTAGATGATTCTCAAAACAATAAAGTATTGGTATTTGCAAAAGTCAATGACGAAAAAAACGATCGAACTCCTTATGAATGGTTAAAAGGAAATGAACAAAAATGGAATACACTGATAATACGTCTGCGCACAATGTGCAATTTACCAGAGAATGTAAAAAGAAAAATTGTTGACAAAAATTTTATGGATAAAAAATTAGGTACAAGAGGAGAGTACTTAACACGTAATCTTAATGATACTGGTTATATCAGCAGACTAGTAAGTCAATATACAAATGAATATTTAAAATTCTTGCCTTTAGAAGAAAATGAGAATATTTATTTAAAATCAGGTGTTAAATCATCAAAAAAACATATTGTCGTTATTAGCGGGAGTCTCACTGCAATGTTGCGGCATTATTGGGGATTAGATTCCAAAAATCGGGATACACATCTTCATCATGCTCAAGATGCCCTTATTTTAGCATTTACCACTGATTCTAATATTAAGGCTTTTACAGATTATCTCAAATCAAAAGAAGAAGGCTATTATAAAAAAATCAAAGCAGATCGAAAGGCACTTGAATTAAGAAAAAGTGATAATAAAGCTAAGTATTTACTACGTGATCCAATAAAAAATTTCCGATCTAAAACCAAAGAGGCTGTTGAGAAAATTTTTATTTCAAGAGCTTCTCAAAGAAAAGTTACCGGAACATTGCATGAGGAAACCATAAGATCAAAAAAAGATTATTTTAAATCTTATGGCGGAGAAAAGGGAGTACAAAAGGCGCTTGAATTAGGAAAGATACGCCAAATCAATGGTGGCATTTTCGATAATGGCGATATGGTAAGAGTGGATATTTTTAAATCTAAAGATAAGGGTAAGTACTATGTTGTGCCTGTTTATAGTTATGATATAGCAATAGGGAAGTTGCCCAATAAAGCTATTGTATACGGAAAAGATAAAGAAGGGGTTATCAAAGATTGGTTGGAAATGGATAGTAATTATGAGTTTTGCTTTAGTCTTTTTAGAAATGATTTAGTCCAAATTCAAACTAAAAAAATGCAAAATTTTGAATATGCATATTATGTGAGCACAGATTCAGGTACAGGATCTTTAACCTTTAGACATCATAGTAATTATTTATCATCAGAATCAGAGAAAGTTTTTTTCAAAATCAAAAAGTCCTCAGGTTTTTTGGCACAAAACTGCGGCATACAAGATCTTAAGATTTTTAAGAAATGTATTGTTTCTGTATTGGGCGAAATTAACGAAGCAAAATTTGAACCCAGAAAAGATATTAAGTTAAAAACAACAAAAAAATGA
- a CDS encoding phage tail tape measure protein, whose translation MGLKSDITLNLGADFEEITKGMRIFNKKTGESLTKSLDLGLTKSIAKFKEELGVLKTSSIMPTDQFAKVNEMAKRIRDATRVKLEIDMSHATKAIDGLRYQILGTYASFKGLISKPLSLSIDFNNALNDINAFANLSSKELENLKKDMWDLGKNNGVRMNDILKTTELSAQLGVAKEELKDFSQLALNMQVGLKLGMEESVNTISKISKAFHLNTKELSVFSDEVSAMALSTKTSAKAILEVTNTTLSGAKAFGLSAKETSALSASFLSVGLDSSEASSSINKFFTELNNIDHATDGFKRSLAKMGLDAEQLKEDIQSNPQEAIKNLFEDLNNLEDEERFGVISELFGKKMANNIHSAKDGVKAFNLALESTKDSSGALQKAVDRVAGDGFGDLVISLGNSFKHLGVSIGNGFVPVLGKIFSGLKIGVEWLSELFDNYKGVMKYIAGGIVVLVGLKSAMLGIMMLGNLKTLVFYPLQYSIAFLTNGVGLYNLALARKSFLTKIATIRTNALTFATKAHNFTLKAISFSLDFLNKKLRITNIIKGIATGITYAYNTALLILNTTFKALSIGINLFARGFKIAMFSIKGALISTGIGALFVALGAAVYLVMKYWEPIKAFFKGLFQGIAQGMQPLKDSFIGLWNSLKTAFDPLAPLFSKIWNVIKLIFKPIGMLFNLIFGDISNTGEELSGFAQTGLVIGKVIGGIVRLIAYPFEMLIKAITTAVNLGGKVTGWLAGIFGGDDKKIEVEANKNSSISLKGSIDETLAKQNENKAKMLNSIANNQTHNSRVINDYKNITINTNTNAQEITRAINSYSYDDDKDF comes from the coding sequence ATGGGATTAAAATCAGACATCACACTCAATCTGGGAGCAGACTTTGAAGAGATTACCAAAGGCATGAGAATCTTTAATAAAAAAACAGGAGAAAGTCTGACTAAGAGTTTGGATCTCGGGCTTACAAAATCAATAGCAAAATTCAAAGAAGAATTAGGAGTCCTTAAAACCTCTTCGATTATGCCCACAGATCAATTTGCAAAAGTCAATGAAATGGCAAAACGCATTCGAGATGCTACTAGAGTTAAATTAGAAATAGATATGAGTCATGCCACTAAAGCTATTGATGGGTTAAGGTATCAAATACTGGGGACTTACGCATCTTTTAAAGGGCTTATCTCTAAACCCTTAAGCCTTAGCATTGATTTTAACAATGCACTCAATGACATCAATGCTTTTGCAAACCTCTCTTCCAAAGAACTGGAGAATCTCAAAAAAGATATGTGGGATTTAGGTAAAAATAATGGCGTAAGGATGAATGATATTCTCAAAACTACAGAGTTAAGCGCACAACTGGGAGTAGCTAAAGAGGAACTCAAAGACTTCAGCCAACTGGCATTAAACATGCAAGTAGGACTTAAACTGGGGATGGAAGAATCCGTAAATACAATCTCTAAAATATCCAAAGCCTTTCATCTCAATACCAAAGAACTCTCTGTCTTCTCTGATGAGGTGAGTGCAATGGCACTCTCCACCAAAACATCAGCCAAAGCCATATTAGAAGTAACCAATACCACTCTCTCAGGGGCTAAAGCCTTTGGACTCTCTGCCAAAGAGACATCAGCTTTAAGTGCGTCTTTCTTATCCGTAGGATTGGATTCATCAGAAGCAAGTTCAAGTATCAACAAATTCTTCACCGAACTCAATAATATTGATCATGCCACTGATGGTTTTAAAAGGTCTTTGGCAAAAATGGGATTAGACGCAGAGCAGTTAAAAGAGGATATACAATCCAATCCCCAAGAAGCGATTAAAAATCTATTTGAAGATTTAAACAATCTGGAGGATGAAGAACGCTTTGGAGTCATCTCCGAACTCTTTGGCAAGAAAATGGCAAACAATATCCACTCCGCTAAAGATGGAGTCAAAGCCTTTAATCTGGCATTAGAATCTACAAAAGATTCAAGTGGTGCATTACAAAAAGCAGTAGATAGAGTAGCAGGGGATGGTTTTGGAGATTTAGTCATCTCCTTAGGAAACTCTTTTAAGCATCTGGGGGTGAGTATCGGGAATGGGTTTGTGCCTGTGCTAGGTAAGATTTTTAGTGGATTAAAAATAGGTGTAGAGTGGCTATCTGAACTTTTTGATAATTATAAAGGAGTGATGAAATATATAGCAGGTGGCATTGTAGTATTGGTTGGATTAAAATCAGCAATGCTTGGTATTATGATGCTTGGAAATCTAAAAACTCTAGTTTTTTATCCATTGCAATACTCAATTGCATTCCTTACAAACGGCGTAGGACTATACAATCTTGCTTTAGCTAGAAAATCATTCTTAACCAAAATCGCAACCATCAGAACCAATGCCCTTACATTTGCTACTAAGGCTCATAACTTTACCCTTAAAGCTATTAGTTTCAGTTTAGATTTTTTAAATAAAAAATTAAGAATTACAAACATCATAAAAGGAATAGCAACAGGCATTACCTATGCTTATAATACTGCCTTGCTGATATTAAATACAACATTTAAGGCTTTATCTATTGGTATTAATCTATTTGCAAGAGGATTTAAAATTGCAATGTTTTCAATCAAAGGTGCATTAATCTCTACAGGTATAGGTGCATTGTTTGTAGCATTGGGGGCAGCAGTTTATTTGGTGATGAAATATTGGGAACCAATCAAAGCCTTTTTTAAAGGATTGTTTCAAGGAATTGCACAAGGTATGCAACCACTAAAAGATTCTTTTATAGGATTATGGAATTCCTTAAAAACAGCCTTTGATCCACTTGCTCCTTTATTTTCTAAAATTTGGAATGTAATAAAGCTTATATTTAAACCCATTGGTATGTTATTTAATCTAATCTTTGGAGATATTAGCAATACCGGTGAAGAATTAAGCGGTTTTGCACAAACAGGATTAGTTATTGGTAAAGTTATTGGAGGAATTGTCAGGTTGATAGCTTATCCTTTTGAAATGCTGATTAAAGCAATCACTACAGCAGTCAATCTGGGAGGCAAGGTAACAGGATGGCTTGCCGGTATTTTTGGTGGTGATGATAAAAAAATAGAAGTTGAAGCAAACAAAAACTCTTCCATATCCCTTAAGGGTAGCATTGATGAAACACTAGCGAAGCAAAATGAAAACAAAGCCAAGATGCTTAATTCCATTGCCAACAACCAAACACATAACTCAAGAGTTATCAATGATTACAAAAATATCACCATCAATACCAATACCAACGCTCAAGAGATAACAAGGGCGATTAATAGTTACAGCTATGATGATGACAAAGACTTTTAA
- a CDS encoding F0F1 ATP synthase subunit C has protein sequence MKILFMLFFGAVGLIFANDVAIGGMDMIKSFSVAGAVIGLGIAALGGAIGMGHAAAATISGTARNPGIGGKLLTTMFIALAMIEAQVIYTLVFAIIAIYANPFVG, from the coding sequence ATGAAAATTTTATTTATGTTGTTTTTTGGGGCAGTTGGTCTTATTTTTGCCAATGATGTAGCTATAGGTGGTATGGATATGATCAAGTCCTTTTCTGTTGCGGGCGCTGTTATTGGTCTGGGAATAGCCGCTCTTGGTGGTGCTATTGGTATGGGTCATGCTGCGGCAGCTACTATTTCAGGAACTGCTAGAAATCCCGGAATTGGGGGAAAACTTCTTACAACAATGTTTATTGCTCTTGCGATGATTGAAGCTCAGGTTATCTATACCCTGGTTTTTGCGATTATTGCAATTTATGCTAATCCTTTTGTAGGGTAA
- a CDS encoding polyribonucleotide nucleotidyltransferase: MHTIELKDLKEKYTLEYVAKQASGAILYQHGGTVMLASVAVDEELVEEDFLPLTVQYIEKSYAVGKFPGGFIKREGKPGEFETLTSRIIDRSLRPIFPKGYAYPTQITIMVLSYDKKSDLQVCALNAAANALYISNLPFSRPVNAVRVGRIDGDFILNPSMQELENSSIDLYVSGSKEELLMIEMRSLKTNSQTNEIAEEDLLEALEFAKKAILKASKEYEKVFQSYKKSPIHLTLHTFKNHPDIYEYIHKNYFEELKDALNQMAKSERSMGLKKIAADIFESVGQDKEWELSAIDAMLEVCKKEILRHQIIHQGVRVDGRGYEDVRAIRIDTNILPFAHGSVLFTRGQTQALVVGTIGSDNDAQTQEQLGDKISNKEKFMFHYNFPGFSVGEASPIGSPGRRELGHGNLAKRALESSILDCSKTIRLVSEILESNGSSSMASVCAGSLALCASGISISNLVAGVAMGLVVQEEKYAILTDINGLEDRYGDMDFKIAGSKKGITAMQMDIKLGGISHNILQDALYQAKRAREYILDIMEEAKEKIIINTTILPSLEIFNIQPNKIVDIIGQGGKTIKDIIERFGVSIDIDRESGEIKILGQNQESANMTKDFILNLIDTQKIDLNKYESGQIFEGEVKKVLDFGAFISLPKGGDGLLHVSKITKHREENIREYIREGDRIKCKILGLNKGKIELDLIRE, translated from the coding sequence GTGCATACAATTGAATTAAAAGATTTGAAAGAAAAATATACTTTAGAGTATGTAGCCAAACAGGCTAGTGGAGCTATTCTTTATCAACATGGTGGGACTGTAATGCTTGCAAGTGTGGCTGTTGATGAAGAGCTTGTAGAAGAAGATTTTTTACCATTAACAGTTCAGTATATTGAAAAGTCTTATGCCGTAGGGAAATTTCCGGGTGGCTTTATCAAAAGAGAAGGCAAGCCCGGAGAATTTGAAACATTGACTTCAAGAATTATTGATAGAAGTTTGCGTCCTATATTTCCAAAAGGTTATGCCTATCCCACACAAATAACAATTATGGTTTTAAGTTATGATAAAAAGAGTGATTTGCAAGTATGCGCCCTGAATGCGGCTGCAAATGCTTTGTATATTTCAAATCTACCTTTTTCTCGTCCTGTTAATGCGGTCAGAGTAGGGAGAATTGATGGAGATTTTATTTTGAATCCAAGCATGCAAGAGCTTGAAAATTCAAGTATTGATTTGTATGTTTCAGGAAGCAAGGAAGAATTATTGATGATAGAGATGCGCAGTCTCAAAACAAATTCCCAAACCAATGAGATTGCAGAAGAAGATTTGTTGGAGGCACTTGAATTTGCTAAAAAAGCTATTTTAAAAGCAAGTAAAGAATATGAAAAGGTTTTCCAATCTTATAAAAAATCTCCTATACATTTAACTTTACATACATTTAAAAATCATCCTGATATTTATGAGTATATTCATAAAAATTATTTTGAAGAACTCAAAGATGCGCTAAATCAAATGGCAAAGAGCGAGAGAAGTATGGGGTTAAAAAAAATTGCTGCAGATATTTTTGAAAGTGTTGGTCAGGATAAAGAATGGGAGTTATCTGCTATTGATGCTATGTTGGAAGTTTGTAAAAAAGAAATTTTGAGACATCAAATTATCCATCAAGGAGTCAGGGTTGATGGTAGAGGATATGAAGATGTAAGAGCTATTCGGATAGATACTAATATTTTACCTTTTGCACATGGATCTGTTCTTTTTACGAGAGGACAAACTCAAGCATTGGTAGTTGGCACGATAGGGAGTGATAATGATGCCCAAACTCAGGAGCAACTTGGTGATAAAATATCCAATAAAGAAAAGTTTATGTTTCATTATAATTTTCCAGGATTTAGTGTTGGGGAAGCTAGCCCGATAGGTTCTCCGGGTAGGCGAGAATTAGGGCATGGAAATTTAGCAAAAAGGGCTTTAGAGTCAAGTATTTTAGATTGTTCAAAAACAATTCGATTGGTTTCAGAGATTTTGGAATCTAATGGTTCAAGTTCTATGGCAAGCGTATGTGCCGGATCTTTGGCATTATGTGCAAGTGGAATTTCTATTAGTAATCTTGTTGCCGGAGTTGCAATGGGGTTGGTTGTTCAAGAGGAGAAATATGCGATATTGACAGATATTAATGGGCTTGAAGATCGTTATGGAGACATGGATTTTAAAATTGCCGGTTCTAAAAAAGGGATTACTGCAATGCAAATGGATATAAAATTAGGAGGCATATCCCATAATATCTTACAAGATGCCCTTTATCAGGCTAAACGAGCTAGAGAATATATCTTAGATATTATGGAAGAAGCTAAGGAAAAAATTATTATCAACACAACAATTCTCCCAAGTTTAGAAATTTTTAATATCCAACCTAACAAGATCGTAGATATTATTGGGCAAGGTGGAAAAACTATTAAAGATATTATCGAACGTTTTGGGGTAAGCATTGATATTGATAGAGAAAGCGGAGAGATAAAGATTTTAGGTCAAAATCAAGAAAGCGCAAATATGACAAAGGACTTTATTTTGAACCTCATTGATACTCAAAAAATTGATTTGAATAAATATGAATCCGGACAAATATTTGAAGGTGAAGTCAAAAAAGTTCTTGATTTTGGTGCTTTTATATCTTTGCCAAAAGGTGGAGATGGTTTATTGCATGTCAGCAAAATCACTAAACATCGAGAAGAAAATATTAGAGAATATATTCGAGAAGGGGATAGAATTAAATGTAAAATTTTAGGCTTGAACAAGGGAAAAATAGAACTTGATTTAATACGAGAGTAA
- a CDS encoding phosphoribosyltransferase family protein, which produces MEIIKTDYIKFEDRDDALVRLMDEILIWHLDIKNCILLATSLAGVGFGDKMSKKLNVPLDFLLTVPICAPLNNECEIAIVSENMDIIMNEALIDSFDITLDYIYGEAKRAYEEIILADIYKFRKGSMMSSLSGKDVFIVDEGVETGLTMNVAIETCIAKGAKSIYVVTPVIAKNVASNLCEICDGVISVMKPEYFVSTAHYYKTLLPMGKEEIEKILDTSLQKTRDIELKNKK; this is translated from the coding sequence ATGGAGATAATAAAAACTGATTATATCAAGTTTGAAGATAGAGATGATGCTTTAGTGCGCTTGATGGATGAGATTTTGATATGGCATTTAGATATAAAGAATTGCATATTGCTTGCAACCAGTTTAGCGGGAGTTGGATTTGGTGATAAAATGTCCAAGAAACTCAATGTGCCACTTGATTTTTTATTAACCGTGCCTATTTGTGCTCCTTTAAATAATGAATGTGAGATCGCTATTGTAAGTGAAAATATGGATATAATAATGAATGAAGCTTTGATAGATTCTTTTGATATTACTCTTGATTATATTTATGGTGAAGCCAAAAGAGCTTATGAGGAAATTATTTTGGCAGATATTTATAAGTTTAGAAAGGGCTCTATGATGAGTTCTTTGAGTGGTAAAGATGTTTTTATTGTTGATGAGGGGGTAGAGACCGGACTTACAATGAATGTTGCTATTGAGACTTGTATTGCCAAAGGAGCTAAGAGCATTTATGTGGTTACTCCTGTGATTGCCAAAAATGTTGCTTCAAATTTGTGTGAGATTTGTGATGGTGTTATTAGTGTTATGAAGCCTGAATATTTTGTTTCTACGGCTCATTATTATAAAACTTTGTTGCCGATGGGTAAAGAAGAAATAGAAAAAATATTGGATACATCATTGCAAAAAACCAGAGATATAGAACTAAAAAACAAAAAATAA